In Solanum pennellii chromosome 3, SPENNV200, a single window of DNA contains:
- the LOC107013153 gene encoding uncharacterized protein LOC107013153 gives MEKETDLTVILSRNIGISTFQGLSLQSRYNSTIRVAPNYPQAVELTKWAKENKSMLLSRASKKTSTSSSAPLMVLTPAGQRVVSIEEISSPTSMGLFYVEAEMAISDELQEFCVLECSGCKQKKRTKDRKDFHCPKCNRKTTLLPRYFSFSFVFVQLIYLLKNTY, from the exons atggaaaaagagaCGGATCTTACTGTAATCCTTAGCAGGAATATAGGAATCTCTACTTTTCAAG GGTTGTCACTGCAGAGTAGGTACAATTCAACAATACGCGTGGCTCCTAATTACCCACAGGCAGTAGAACTCACCAAATG ggcaaaagaaaacaaatcaaTGTTGTTAAGTCGTGCGTCGAAAAAAACCTCAACAAGCTCATCTGCCCCTCTCATGGTATTGACTCCTGCCGGCCAACGAGTTGTCTCTATTGAAGAAATTTCATCACCAACTTCT ATGGGACTCTTCTATGTTGAAGCAGAAATGGCCATATCAGATGAATTGCAAGAGTTTTGTGTACTTGAATGCTCAGGATGCAAACAAAAGAAGCGCACAAAAGATAGAAAGGATTTTCATTGTCCAAAATGCAATCGGAAAACAACATTACTTCCTCGGtatttctccttctccttcgtCTTTGTTCAGTTAATATATCTACTTAAGAATACATATTAG
- the LOC107012214 gene encoding formin-like protein 6 produces MRAHPICNFLSTLLIFITITAAEHTQIQHLIDINPLTTRRILHQPLFPSTSSSPPPPPPQINSEPIFPTPDHPFFPEVPTVQTPDQPQQQQIQPNGTPVSRNNSIAPQQTSPTKKYAIAVSVGIVTLGMLSALGFYIYKHKTKHPDETQKLVGNNSFQEESRMPPNFLYIGTVEPSSASAASQTQINHSIVASPYRKLSPPKKSDRYRPSPELQPLPSLRNNPTFFNPPAIINSSEDDDETKIYKPYNMTSASSTSIMTRSNNSIPHSKRTSPRLSLSCSSPDIKRAIIVPSVKQTSPRSPPPPSQLQQHKKPTLTYVPQRVKFSQPPPPPDMSRLKSPNNQLQVTSKASAPPPPPPPPPPPPLSTSRALGGKVGSRITNSIERSRPQRSFSSVKPQSSSPTPRSGYVVSEKINHLEEQNGGAMLDTETIDESKPRLKPLHWDKVRATSERATVWDQLKSSSFQLNEGMMESLFGCNSVNSVTNEVTKKPVRPTVEKENRVLDPKKSQNIAIMLRALNVTKDEVSEALLDGSAEGLGPELLESLVKMAPTKEEEIKLRDYNGDTSKLGSAERFLKAILDIPFAFKRVEAMLYRANFDAEVKDLRKSFQTLEEASQELKNSRLFFKLLEAVLRAGNRMNVGTNRGDARAFKLETLLKLIDIKGTDGKTTLLHFVVQEIIRSEGLSSDDNNLANLSSNIKFKEQGLQVVAGLSRELCNVKRAAGMDSDVLSGYVSKLEAGLVKVRLVLQFEKRGMEGKFFESMKVFLKEAEDGIVRIKAEERKALSMVKEVTEYFHGDAAKEEAHPLRIFLIVRDFLCILDSVCKDVGMMQDRTVVGAARSFRIATTASLPILNRYNARQDRSWDDDSSSP; encoded by the exons aTGAGAGCTCATCCAATTTGCAACTTTTTATCAACACTGCTAATTTTTATCACTATTACAGCAGCAGAACACACACAAATTCAACATCTCATTGATATTAATCCCTTAACCACTAGAAGAATTCTTCATCAACCCCTCTTTCCATCTACTTCATCATCCCCacccccaccaccaccacaaaTCAATTCTGAACCCATTTTCCCTACCCCAGATCACCCTTTTTTCCCAGAAGTCCCAACTGTACAAACCCCAGatcaaccacaacaacaacaaattcaaCCAAATGGGACACCAGTTTCAAGAAACAATTCAATTGCACCTCAACAAACAAGCCCAACCAAGAAATATGCAATTGCAGTTTCTGTTGGAATTGTTACTCTTGGTATGTTATCTGCTTTGGGATTTTACATCtacaaacacaaaacaaaacaCCCAGATGAAACCCAGAAACTTGTTGGCAACAATAGTTTTCAAGAAGAATCAAGAATGCCACCTAATTTTCTTTACATTGGTACTGTTGAACCATCATCAGCATCAGCAGCTTCACAAACCCAAATTAATCACTCCATTGTTGCTTCCCCTTATAGGAAATTGAGTCCTCCTAAGAAATCAGATAGATATAGACCAAGTCCAGAACTCCAACCACTTCCCTCATTGAGAAATAATCCTACATTTTTCAATCCTCCTGCAATAATAAATTCCTCTGAAGACGACGATGAAACCAAAATTTACAAGCCATATAATATGACTAGTGCTAGTAGTACTAGTATAATGACGAGATCAAATAACTCGATTCCTCATTCAAAGAGAACATCTCCTAGATTGTCTCTTTCGTGTTCGTCCCCTGATATAAAACGCGCGATAATTGTACCATCAGTTAAGCAAACTTCACCACGATCTCCTCCACCACCATCACAATTGCAGCAACATAAGAAGCCAACACTAACTTATGTACCACAAAGGGTGAAATTCTCACAACCACCTCCACCACCAGATATGTCCAGGCTCAAATCACCAAACAACCAATTACAAGTGACATCAAAAGCTTCagctcctcctcctcctcctcctcctccgcCTCCTCCTCCACTATCAACCTCTCGAGCACTCGGAGGCAAAGTTGGCTCAAGA ATCACCAATTCTATTGAACGATCACGACCCCAAAGAAGTTTTTCATCTGTAAAGCCCCAATCAAGTAGTCCCACACCAAGATCAGGTTATGTTGTGAGTGAGAAGATAAATCATTTGGAAGAACAAAATGGAGGAGCTATGCTTGATACTGAGACTATTGATGAATCAAAGCCCAGGTTGAAGCCTTTACATTGGGACAAAGTACGAGCTACTTCTGAGAGAGCCACGGTGTGGGATCAATTGAAATCGAGCTCTTTCCA ATTAAATGAAGGCATGATGGAGTCACTCTTTGGATGTAATTCTGTAAATTCAGTAACAAATGAAGTCACTAAGAAACCAGTCCGTCCTACGGTTGAGAAGGAGAACAGAGTTCTTGACCCGAAAAAATCACAGAACATTGCCATAATGTTGAGAGCATTGAATGTAACAAAGGATGAAGTCTCTGAAGCCCTTTTAGATG GAAGTGCAGAAGGATTGGGGCCTGAACTTCTCGAGAGTTTGGTTAAGATGGCTCCAACAAAGGAAGAAGAGATAAAACTAAGAGATTACAATGGGGATACTTCAAAATTAGGGTCAGCAGAACGATTCCTCAAGGCCATTCTTGATATTCCATTTGCCTTCAAAAGAGTAGAAGCCATGCTATATAGAGCAAATTTTGATGCTGAAGTGAAGGATTTGAGGAAGTCTTTCCAGACACTTGAG GAAGCAAGTCAAGAACTGAAGAACAGCAGACTATTCTTCAAACTCCTTGAAGCTGTTCTGAGAGCAGGAAACCGCATGAACGTTGGCACTAATCGCGGTGATGCAAGAGCTTTCAAACTggaaactcttttgaagttaATAGATATTAAGGGAACAGATGGAAAGACAACCTTGCTTCACTTTGTAGTTCAGGAGATTATCAGATCAGAAGGGCTGAGTTCGGACGATAATAACCTTGCTAATTTATCatcaaatatcaaattcaaaGAGCAAGGGTTGCAGGTAGTTGCCGGATTAAGCAGAGAACTTTGCAATGTCAAAAGAGCAGCAGGAATGGACTCGGATGTCTTAAGTGGCTACGTATCAAAGCTTGAGGCAGGACTTGTTAAAGTTAGGTTGGTTTTGCAGTTTGAAAAGAGAGGCATGGAAGGGAAGTTCTTTGAGTCAATGAAAGTATTTCTAAAGGAGGCTGAAGATGGTATTGTGAGGATCAAGGCAGAAGAAAGAAAAGCTTTGTCGATGGTCAAAGAGGTAACAGAATATTTCCATGGTGATGCTGCCAAAGAAGAAGCTCATCCTCTCAGGATATTTCTGATTGTAAGAGACTTCCTCTGCATATTGGATAGCGTTTGCAAAGATGTCGGAATGATGCAGGATAGAACAGTGGTTGGTGCTGCCAGATCATTCAGAATAGCTACAACTGCATCATTACCAATCTTAAACAGATACAACGCGAGACAAGATAGGAGTTGGGATGACGATAGCTCATCACCTTGA